The following coding sequences are from one Streptomyces dengpaensis window:
- a CDS encoding cupin domain-containing protein, producing MSENSQHGHDGHGHGHGTGGEDGPSWTRAAKMLQDASPITVPEGASAMTIHVEWEPGDPGTPPHRHSGPAFGYVIRGAVRFELEGEPERVVEAGGTFWEPGGDVIHYQDGNALTDAKTEFVVTMMCAPGKPMLELVDEEELKQRAHLRAPRPTA from the coding sequence ATGTCGGAGAACTCACAGCACGGGCACGACGGCCACGGCCACGGCCATGGGACCGGCGGCGAGGACGGCCCGAGCTGGACCAGGGCGGCGAAGATGCTCCAAGACGCCTCCCCGATCACCGTCCCCGAGGGCGCCTCGGCGATGACGATCCACGTCGAGTGGGAGCCCGGCGACCCCGGCACCCCGCCGCACCGGCACTCCGGCCCGGCGTTCGGTTACGTCATCAGGGGTGCGGTCCGCTTCGAACTCGAGGGCGAGCCCGAGCGCGTCGTCGAGGCCGGCGGCACGTTCTGGGAGCCGGGCGGCGACGTCATCCACTACCAGGACGGCAACGCCCTCACCGACGCCAAGACCGAGTTCGTGGTCACCATGATGTGCGCGCCGGGCAAGCCCATGCTCGAGCTCGTCGACGAGGAGGAGCTCAAGCAGCGCGCCCACCTGCGCGCCCCGCGGCCCACCGCCTGA
- a CDS encoding ATP-binding protein — protein MSQLRAPAARPDRREGGRHGRPVAHTAPSLPETHLRPQLLRLAVLPPIAVALSASAAVLFTVRSTGARPGLTLWAVLAGAVGVTLAGILIAAVAADRAAQSVRERLGALRRTSARTEADLRALVEGLRRGDSPPARKARRQPPADADDFELLAADLSRAHDGAVAAVVQAAQLSSHAGSEQKVEVFVNLARRLQSLVHREISILDELENGIEDPDLLKGLFHVDHLATRIRRHAENLAVLGGAVSRRQWSNPVSMTEVLRSAIAEVEQYSRVKLVPPIDGMLRGHAVADVIHLLAELVENATVFSAPHTQVLLRANLVTSGLAVEVEDRGLGMPLGEQNKMNALLADPDQVNVASLLQDGRIGLFVVSQLARRHGIHVRLQSNIYGGVQAVLVVPQGLLGAAPGAPGGVTQGQHREMTGGRGPSERPQTAQAASAPAAPGGRAVPAVPRQSQRDQAPPPAAPGAPAPPVAGGGGPTPLPMRDTHRDRPNPADAVPGIRPEDRRIAVENVAAPLTPQGGTVRGTMGKPQLPTRRAQEHLAPQLRDGPAPRQDTEYVVGHDPGLMAAFQRGIGLAEAAHAEAERREAPSMEAPSMEASPRERAHLDLVHTEPLPPLEVVRVEVPPVGAPHMDRALGDKAARDRAHMDNAHMDNAHMDNAHMDNAHMDNAHMGSAHMERSHMDALHMDGGAQVGEASSARATPRGATSTGAASTGATSTGAASTGAAPTDVRPTDATRASSAHIAEAHTAHAPAPHEAHGTRGTAPAPAPGHDLTARHDGSAPAE, from the coding sequence ATGTCTCAGCTTCGCGCACCGGCCGCACGCCCAGACCGCCGCGAGGGCGGGCGGCACGGGCGACCCGTCGCCCACACCGCCCCCTCGCTCCCCGAGACCCACCTGCGGCCCCAACTGCTGCGCCTGGCCGTCCTGCCGCCGATCGCGGTGGCCCTCAGCGCGAGCGCGGCCGTCCTGTTCACCGTCCGCTCCACAGGAGCCCGGCCCGGCCTCACGCTGTGGGCCGTCCTCGCCGGAGCCGTGGGCGTGACCCTGGCCGGCATCCTGATCGCCGCCGTGGCCGCCGACCGCGCCGCCCAGTCCGTACGGGAGCGGCTGGGCGCCCTGCGACGCACGAGCGCGCGCACCGAGGCCGACCTGCGCGCCCTCGTCGAAGGGCTGCGCCGGGGCGACAGTCCGCCCGCCCGCAAGGCGCGTCGCCAACCTCCCGCGGACGCCGACGACTTCGAACTGCTCGCCGCTGACCTCTCGCGCGCCCACGACGGTGCCGTCGCGGCCGTCGTGCAGGCCGCGCAGCTCTCCAGCCACGCGGGCAGCGAACAGAAGGTCGAGGTCTTCGTCAATCTGGCCCGGCGGCTGCAGTCCCTCGTGCACCGCGAGATCTCGATCCTTGACGAGCTCGAGAACGGCATCGAGGACCCCGACCTGCTCAAGGGCCTCTTCCACGTCGACCACCTCGCCACCCGCATCCGGCGTCACGCCGAGAACCTCGCCGTGCTCGGCGGTGCGGTCTCGCGCCGCCAGTGGAGCAACCCCGTGTCCATGACGGAGGTGCTGCGGTCCGCGATCGCCGAGGTAGAGCAGTACTCGCGGGTCAAACTGGTTCCCCCGATCGATGGCATGCTGCGCGGGCACGCGGTCGCGGACGTGATCCACCTGCTGGCCGAACTCGTCGAGAACGCCACGGTGTTCTCGGCCCCGCACACCCAAGTGCTGCTCCGCGCAAACCTCGTCACCTCCGGGCTCGCCGTCGAGGTCGAGGACCGGGGCCTCGGCATGCCGCTCGGCGAGCAGAACAAGATGAACGCCCTGCTCGCCGACCCCGACCAGGTCAACGTCGCCAGCCTGCTGCAGGATGGGCGCATCGGCCTGTTCGTGGTCTCGCAACTCGCCCGGCGGCACGGCATCCACGTCCGGTTGCAGTCCAACATCTACGGCGGTGTCCAAGCCGTACTCGTCGTGCCACAGGGGCTGTTGGGGGCGGCGCCGGGCGCCCCTGGGGGCGTAACGCAGGGGCAGCACCGGGAGATGACCGGGGGACGGGGGCCGTCAGAGAGGCCGCAGACCGCGCAGGCGGCGTCGGCACCCGCGGCGCCCGGAGGCCGTGCGGTGCCCGCTGTGCCGCGGCAGTCCCAGCGCGACCAGGCACCGCCGCCCGCCGCGCCGGGTGCACCGGCCCCGCCGGTCGCGGGTGGCGGCGGTCCCACGCCGCTGCCCATGCGAGATACCCACAGGGACCGGCCCAATCCGGCGGACGCCGTGCCCGGCATTCGCCCCGAAGACCGGCGCATCGCCGTGGAGAACGTGGCCGCTCCGCTCACACCGCAGGGCGGAACCGTCCGCGGCACTATGGGCAAGCCCCAACTGCCCACGCGACGCGCCCAGGAGCACCTCGCGCCCCAACTGCGGGACGGGCCCGCGCCCCGACAGGACACGGAGTACGTCGTCGGCCACGACCCGGGTCTCATGGCGGCGTTCCAGCGCGGCATCGGACTCGCGGAGGCGGCCCACGCGGAGGCGGAGCGCAGGGAGGCACCGTCGATGGAGGCGCCATCCATGGAGGCATCGCCCAGGGAACGGGCACACCTCGACCTGGTGCACACGGAGCCGCTGCCGCCCCTGGAAGTGGTCCGGGTGGAGGTGCCGCCTGTGGGTGCGCCCCACATGGACCGTGCCCTCGGAGACAAGGCGGCCAGGGACCGCGCCCACATGGATAACGCGCATATGGACAACGCGCATATGGACAACGCGCATATGGACAACGCGCATATGGACAACGCGCATATGGGCAGTGCGCACATGGAGCGATCGCACATGGATGCGCTGCACATGGACGGCGGGGCCCAGGTCGGCGAGGCATCGTCCGCGCGTGCCACTCCCCGCGGCGCGACCTCCACCGGCGCCGCCTCCACCGGCGCGACCTCCACCGGCGCCGCCTCCACCGGCGCCGCCCCCACGGACGTACGACCGACAGACGCGACGCGCGCATCCTCGGCGCACATAGCCGAAGCGCACACGGCGCACGCGCCGGCGCCCCACGAGGCGCACGGGACGCGGGGCACCGCTCCCGCGCCCGCCCCCGGACACGACCTCACCGCCCGGCACGACGGGAGCGCACCGGCCGAATGA
- a CDS encoding roadblock/LC7 domain-containing protein — MASDAPTGHVSDLDWLMSGLVQRVPHTTSAVLLSCDGLVKSVHGLDPDSADHMAALASGLYSLGRSAGLRFGDGGDVRQVVVELDSTLLFVSTAGSGTCLAVLAGREADAAVLGYEMAMLVKSVRPYLMTAPRQPAVGPSALRP; from the coding sequence ATGGCGAGCGATGCGCCGACCGGCCATGTATCCGATCTCGACTGGCTGATGAGCGGCCTCGTACAACGCGTACCGCACACCACAAGCGCGGTACTGCTGTCCTGCGACGGACTTGTGAAGTCGGTTCACGGCCTCGACCCGGACAGCGCCGACCACATGGCGGCGCTGGCGTCCGGCCTCTACTCCCTCGGCCGCAGCGCGGGCCTCCGCTTCGGGGACGGCGGCGACGTACGGCAGGTCGTCGTCGAGCTCGACTCGACCCTGCTGTTCGTCTCCACCGCGGGCTCCGGCACCTGTCTCGCCGTGCTCGCCGGCCGCGAGGCCGACGCGGCGGTGCTCGGCTACGAGATGGCGATGCTGGTCAAGAGCGTGCGGCCGTACCTGATGACCGCGCCCCGGCAGCCCGCCGTCGGACCCTCGGCACTGAGGCCTTGA
- a CDS encoding GTP-binding protein has product MDYDDSSDPFPTALKILVAGGFGVGKTTFVGAVSEIAPLSTEELLTTVSAATDSLDGIENKVETTVAMDFGRITLDRDHVLYLFGTPGQQRFWFMWDELSEGALGAVILADTRRLEDCFAAVDFFEQRGLGFIVAINEFDGSYRYDPEEVRAAIDLDAEIPVVCCDARISSSGVQTLLTLVRHLLAHAPAHAPSHGAHI; this is encoded by the coding sequence ATGGACTACGACGACAGCTCTGACCCCTTCCCCACCGCGCTGAAGATCCTGGTGGCGGGAGGTTTCGGGGTCGGCAAGACGACCTTCGTCGGCGCGGTGAGCGAGATCGCACCGCTCAGCACGGAGGAGCTGCTGACCACGGTCAGCGCCGCGACCGACAGTCTCGACGGCATCGAGAACAAGGTCGAGACCACCGTGGCGATGGACTTCGGCCGCATCACCCTCGATCGGGACCACGTCCTCTATCTGTTCGGTACGCCCGGGCAGCAGCGGTTCTGGTTCATGTGGGACGAGCTCTCCGAAGGCGCGCTGGGCGCGGTGATCCTCGCCGACACCCGCCGCCTGGAGGACTGCTTCGCCGCCGTCGACTTCTTCGAGCAGCGCGGCCTCGGATTCATCGTCGCCATCAACGAGTTCGACGGCTCCTACCGCTACGACCCCGAGGAGGTGCGCGCGGCCATCGACCTCGACGCCGAGATCCCCGTCGTGTGCTGCGATGCCCGGATCTCCAGCTCGGGCGTGCAGACCCTGCTCACCCTGGTCCGTCACCTCCTCGCCCACGCGCCCGCACACGCCCCGAGCCACGGAGCCCACATATGA
- a CDS encoding caspase family protein — protein sequence MKVPWPTRLVDRENSWAVLVGTSEQHSPPSNLPPIPQAATSVEDFAQVLTGPVGLFAKERVFTVTNPRSTEEVLGVLDRIAGHKPDVVLFYYVGHGMQGSLADAGSGRKELFLALPGSIDEQAEAVRTGLPVSSVFSRLRYLRAKQSVVVLDCCWAARALDEPGAGDVHILCATDKNTPALYELTGRHTGFTGSLLDLFEKGIPDGPQYLDLQTVFHHLSVVLPTTRCTASEESNGCLPRPRQQTTDQRGNLALVRNQAFGTGLSAEGLSTRAEFARRVAALGEDPLIDTGDQRMLLAHAAELFAAIAVDTAALHNAPDLGRPILTE from the coding sequence ATGAAGGTGCCGTGGCCGACACGTCTGGTCGACCGGGAGAACTCGTGGGCGGTGCTCGTAGGAACGTCCGAGCAGCACTCTCCGCCCAGTAACCTGCCCCCGATTCCGCAGGCCGCGACAAGCGTTGAGGATTTCGCCCAGGTCCTGACCGGGCCCGTAGGCCTGTTCGCGAAGGAACGCGTCTTCACGGTGACGAATCCCAGAAGCACCGAGGAGGTTCTCGGCGTCCTCGATCGCATAGCGGGCCATAAGCCGGACGTCGTCCTGTTCTACTACGTCGGTCACGGCATGCAGGGGTCGCTCGCCGACGCCGGCAGCGGACGCAAGGAGCTGTTCCTCGCGCTTCCCGGGTCGATCGACGAACAGGCCGAAGCGGTCCGCACCGGCCTGCCCGTCAGTTCCGTCTTCAGCCGCCTCCGGTATCTGAGGGCAAAACAGTCAGTTGTGGTCCTCGACTGCTGCTGGGCCGCCCGAGCACTGGACGAACCCGGTGCCGGGGACGTTCACATTCTGTGCGCCACCGACAAGAACACTCCGGCGCTCTACGAGTTGACGGGGCGCCACACGGGGTTCACGGGAAGCCTGCTGGACCTGTTCGAGAAAGGGATTCCGGACGGCCCGCAGTATCTGGACCTGCAGACAGTCTTCCATCACCTTTCCGTGGTGCTGCCCACTACGCGCTGCACGGCGTCGGAGGAGTCCAACGGGTGCCTGCCGCGTCCTCGGCAGCAGACCACGGACCAGCGGGGCAATCTCGCGCTCGTCCGCAACCAGGCGTTCGGCACCGGGCTCAGTGCGGAAGGTCTTTCAACTCGGGCGGAGTTCGCCCGCCGTGTCGCGGCGCTGGGTGAGGACCCGCTGATAGATACGGGCGACCAGCGCATGCTTCTGGCACACGCAGCCGAACTCTTCGCGGCGATCGCGGTGGACACGGCCGCCCTTCACAACGCGCCGGACCTGGGGCGTCCGATTCTCACTGAATGA
- a CDS encoding DUF742 domain-containing protein, with protein MAAAGDGPWLDDAAGRLVRPYTVSNGRTRPTTALDLLSQVRATGSTPLGYLGPEHTQALELCRAPVSVAETAAHLKLPAAVTKVLLSDLVDCGALTTKPATFHHNPTDQSLLEAVLDGLRRQL; from the coding sequence GTGGCCGCGGCCGGCGACGGCCCCTGGCTCGATGACGCGGCCGGACGCCTTGTGCGCCCCTACACGGTCAGCAACGGCCGGACCCGGCCGACGACCGCGCTCGACCTCCTCTCGCAGGTGAGGGCCACTGGATCCACCCCCCTCGGCTACCTCGGCCCCGAGCACACCCAGGCACTCGAACTGTGCCGGGCGCCCGTCTCGGTCGCTGAGACGGCCGCCCATCTGAAGCTGCCGGCGGCGGTCACCAAGGTGCTGCTCTCCGACCTCGTCGACTGCGGGGCGCTCACCACGAAGCCCGCGACCTTCCACCACAACCCCACTGACCAGTCTCTTCTGGAGGCAGTGCTCGATGGACTACGACGACAGCTCTGA
- a CDS encoding effector-associated constant component EACC1 — protein sequence MPEMIFGFGGNDAQEIADEVQSLAEWFDETQTVRQADITRVKGRIPSGRQGLLDETLRYFSESDPVVAAGVTAYFTWLYQRIKTKTVKVSITCPNGVVISGTAKTSDDVSTIKERLRRDCQV from the coding sequence ATGCCTGAGATGATCTTCGGTTTCGGTGGGAACGACGCGCAGGAGATCGCCGATGAGGTGCAGAGCCTCGCGGAGTGGTTCGATGAGACACAGACCGTACGGCAGGCCGATATCACCAGGGTGAAGGGCCGGATACCGTCAGGCAGACAGGGCCTCCTCGACGAAACGCTGCGCTACTTCAGCGAGTCGGACCCTGTGGTCGCCGCCGGCGTGACGGCCTACTTCACCTGGCTGTACCAGAGGATCAAGACGAAGACTGTCAAGGTGAGCATCACGTGCCCCAACGGAGTAGTGATCAGCGGCACAGCGAAAACGTCGGATGACGTCTCCACGATCAAGGAGCGACTCCGTCGCGACTGCCAGGTGTGA
- the tdh gene encoding L-threonine 3-dehydrogenase, which yields MKALVKDKAEPGLWLADVPEPQAGPGDVLIKVLRTGICGTDLHIRNWDGWAQQAIRTPLVVGHEFVGEVVETGRDVADIKVGDRVSGEGHLVCGKCRNCLAGRRHLCRATVGLGVGRDGAFAEYVVLPAANVWVHRVPVDLDIAAIFDPFGNAVHTALSFPLVGEDVLITGAGPIGLMAAAVARHAGARNVVITDVSEERLELARKIGVSLALNVAGSTIADGQRELGLREGFDIGLEMSGRPEAMRDMIANMTHGGRIAMLGLPSQEFPVDWSRIVTSMITIKGIYGREMFETWYAMSVLLEGGLDLAHVITGRYGFRDHEAAFADAASGRGGKIILDWTL from the coding sequence GTGAAGGCGCTGGTCAAGGACAAGGCGGAGCCCGGGCTCTGGCTCGCGGACGTTCCGGAGCCGCAGGCCGGCCCCGGCGACGTACTGATCAAAGTCCTCAGGACCGGGATCTGCGGCACCGACCTGCACATCCGCAACTGGGACGGCTGGGCGCAACAGGCCATCCGTACGCCGCTCGTGGTCGGCCACGAGTTCGTCGGCGAGGTCGTCGAGACCGGCCGCGACGTCGCCGACATCAAGGTCGGCGACCGCGTCAGCGGCGAGGGCCATCTCGTCTGCGGCAAGTGCCGCAACTGTCTGGCCGGGCGCCGCCACCTCTGCCGCGCCACGGTCGGCCTGGGCGTCGGCCGCGACGGCGCGTTCGCCGAGTACGTGGTGCTGCCCGCCGCCAACGTGTGGGTGCACCGCGTCCCCGTCGACCTCGACATCGCCGCGATCTTCGACCCGTTCGGCAACGCCGTGCACACGGCGCTGTCCTTCCCGCTGGTCGGCGAGGACGTACTGATCACCGGGGCGGGACCGATCGGTCTGATGGCCGCGGCCGTGGCCCGCCACGCGGGCGCCCGCAACGTCGTCATCACCGACGTCAGCGAGGAGCGTCTGGAGCTGGCCCGCAAGATCGGCGTGAGCCTCGCCCTCAATGTCGCGGGCTCGACGATCGCCGACGGCCAGCGCGAGCTGGGCCTGCGCGAGGGCTTCGACATCGGTCTGGAGATGTCCGGCCGCCCCGAGGCGATGCGGGACATGATCGCCAACATGACGCACGGCGGCCGGATCGCGATGCTCGGCCTGCCGTCGCAGGAGTTCCCGGTCGACTGGTCCCGGATCGTCACCTCCATGATCACGATCAAGGGCATCTACGGCCGCGAGATGTTCGAGACCTGGTACGCCATGTCGGTGCTCCTCGAAGGCGGCCTCGACCTCGCGCACGTCATCACCGGCCGGTACGGATTCCGTGACCACGAGGCCGCCTTCGCCGACGCGGCAAGCGGCCGCGGCGGCAAGATCATTCTCGACTGGACCCTCTGA
- a CDS encoding DUF5134 domain-containing protein — MSASDAVYCMLTALFTATAVHGLRRGVMSRNTGWRGRGDHLLHTAMALVMAVMPWSWGRSLHHTAQAVFFAAAALWFPLTAVCRHQESRLAATVRRLPYTVGMAAMAWMAWTAHTAGPPAAAEATTAALALYLLTYALWSLIRVMPALRTAPYPAAGPHAGQEPYGHFWDGSMALGTVIMLLMPH; from the coding sequence ATGAGTGCCTCCGATGCCGTGTACTGCATGCTGACCGCGCTGTTCACGGCCACCGCCGTCCACGGGCTGCGGCGCGGCGTGATGTCCCGCAACACCGGATGGCGCGGACGCGGCGACCACTTGCTGCACACCGCCATGGCCCTGGTCATGGCGGTGATGCCGTGGAGCTGGGGCAGGTCGCTGCACCACACCGCGCAGGCGGTGTTCTTCGCGGCCGCCGCCCTGTGGTTCCCGCTCACCGCCGTCTGCCGGCACCAGGAGTCCCGCCTCGCCGCCACCGTCAGAAGACTGCCCTATACCGTCGGCATGGCCGCGATGGCGTGGATGGCGTGGACGGCCCACACCGCGGGCCCGCCGGCAGCCGCCGAAGCGACCACCGCCGCGCTGGCGCTGTACCTCCTGACGTACGCCCTGTGGTCGCTGATCCGCGTCATGCCTGCCCTGCGCACCGCCCCGTACCCCGCGGCGGGCCCGCACGCCGGGCAGGAGCCCTACGGGCACTTCTGGGACGGGTCGATGGCCCTGGGCACGGTCATCATGCTACTCATGCCGCACTGA